A window from Theropithecus gelada isolate Dixy chromosome 1, Tgel_1.0, whole genome shotgun sequence encodes these proteins:
- the ARHGAP30 gene encoding rho GTPase-activating protein 30 isoform X1, which yields MKSRQKGKKKGSSKERVFGCDLQEHLQHSGQEVPQVLKSCAEFVEEYGVVDGIYRLSGVSSNIQKLRQEFESERKPDLRRDVYLQDIHCVSSLCKAYFRELPDPLLTYRLYDKFAEAVGVQLEPERLVKILEVLRELPVPNYRTLEFLMRHLVHMASFSAQTNMHARNLAIVWAPNLLRSKDIEASGFNGTAAFMEVRVQSIVVEFILTHVDQLFGGAALSGGEVESGWRSLPGTRASGSPEDLMPRPLPYHLPSILQAGDGPPQMRPYHTIIEIAEHKRKGSLKVRKWRSIFNLGRSGHETKRKLPRGAEDREDKSNKGTLRPAKSMDSLSAAAGASDEPEGLVGPSSPRPSPLLPESLENDSIEAAEGEQEPEAEALGGTNSEPGTPRAGRSAIRAGGSSRAERCAGVHISDPYNVNLPLHITSILNVPPNIISNVSLARLTRGLECPALQHRPSPASGPGPGPGLGPGPPDEKLEASPASSPLADSGTDDLAPALEDSLSQEVQDSFSFLEDSSSSEPEWVGAEDGEVAQAESAGAAFSPGEDDPGMGYLEELLGVGPQVEEFSVEPPLDDLSLDEAQFVLAPSCCSLDSAGPRPEVEEENGEEVFLSAYDDLSPLLGPKSPIWEGAGSLEGEAAGCGRQAPGEAGEEQACWEVGEDKEAEPGGRLDIREEAEGNPETKVEAGKASEDTGEAGGSQETKVRLREGSREETEAKEEKSKGQKKADSMEAKSVEEPEEQYTDEEKEKEIERKEAEQRKEAQVEAERDLEQGAKEDQVAEEKWEVVHKQEAEGVREDENKGQRGKGEYEARKDQGDGEDSRSPEAATEGGAGEVSKEQESGDGEAEGDQRAGGDYLEEGTLSEGSGVESLEVDCAKEGNPHSSEMEEAAPQPPQSEEKESEGQPSSDGCLCPCSLGLSGVGMRLASTLVQVQQVRSVPVVPPKPQFAKMPSAMCSKIHVAPANPSPRPGRLDATPGERAWGARASRSSWRNGGSLSFDAAVALARDRQRTEAQGVRRTQTCTEGGDYCLIPRNSPCSMISAHSLRPLSCLEIPPEGAEGSGSRSRLSLPPREPQVPDTLLSPQRRSYAFETQANPEKGEGL from the exons ATGAAGTCTcggcagaaaggaaagaagaaaggcagcTCGAAGGAGCGGGTTTTTGGGTGTGACTTGCAGGAGCACCTGCAGCACTCAGGCCAGGAGG tgccCCAGGTGCTAAAGAGCTGTGCAGAATTTGTGGAGGAGTATGGAGTGGTGGATGGGATCTACCGCCTCTCAGGGGTCTCCTCCAACATCCAGAAGCTTCG GCAGGAATTTGAGTCAGAGCGGAAGCCAGACCTGCGTCGGGATGTTTACCTCCAGGACATTCACTGCGTCTCCTCCCTGTGCAAGGCCTATTTCAGAGAACTGCCAGATCCCCTACTCACTTACCGGCTGTATGACAAGTTTGCT GAGGCTGTAGGAGTGCAATTGGAACCTGAGCGCTTGGTCAAGATCCTAGAGGTGCTTCGAGAACTCCCTGTCCCAAACTACAG GACCCTGGAGTTCCTCATGAGGCACTTGGTGCACATGGCCTCATTCAGTGCCCAGACCAACATGCATGCTCGCAACCTGGCCATAGTGTGGGCTCCCAACCTGCTGAG GTCTAAGGACATAGAGGCCTCAGGCTTCAATGGGACAGCAGCTTTCATGGAGGTGCGGGTGCAATCCATCGTCGTGGAGTTCATCCTCACACACGTGGACCAGCTCTTTGGGGGTGCTGCCCTCTCTG gTGGTGAGGTGGAGAGTGGATGGCGATCACTTCCAGGGACCCGGGCATCAGGCAGCCCTGAGGACCTTATGCCCAGGCCCCTGCCTTATCACCTGCCTAGCATCCTGCAGGCTGGTGATGGACCCCCACAGATGCGGCCCTACCACACTATCATTGAGATTGCAGAGCACAA GAGGAAGGGGTCTCTGAAGGTCAGGAAGTGGAGGTCTATCTTCAATTTAGGTCGCTCTGGCCATGAGACTAAGCGTAAACTTCCACGGGGGGCTGAGGACAGGG AGGACAAATCCAACAAGGGGACACTGCGGCCAGCCAAAAGCATGGACTCACTGAGTGCTGCGGCTGGGGCCAGTGATG AGCCAGAGGGGCTGGTGGGGCCCAGCAGCCCCCGGCCAAGCCCATTGCTGCCTGAGAGCTTGGAGAACGATTCCATAGAAGCAGCAGAGGGTGAACAGGAACCTGAGGCAGAAGCATTGGGTGGCACAAACTCTGAACCAGGCACACCACGAGCTGGGCGGTCAGCCATCCGGGCTGGGGGCAGCAGCCGTGCAGAGCGCTGTGCTGGTGTCCACATCTCAGACCCCTACAATGTCAACCTCCCACTACACATCACCTCTATCCTCAATGTGCCCCCGAACATCATCTCTAACGTTTCCTTGGCCAGGCTCACCCGTGGCCTTGAGTGCCCTGCTCTACAGCACCGGCCAAGCCCTGcctctggccctggccctggccctggccttggCCCTGGCCCCCCAG ATGAAAAGTTGGAAGCAAGTCCAGCCTCAAGTCCCCTGGCAGACTCAGGCACAGACGACTTGGCTCCTGCCCTGGAGGATTCCCTGTCCCAGGAGGTGCAGGACTCCTTCTCCTTCCTAGAGGACTCAAGCAGCTCAGAACCTGAGTGGGTGGGGGCAGAGGATGGGGAGGTGGCCCAGGCAGAATCAGCAGGAGCAGCCTTCTCCCCTGGGGAGGACGACCCTGGGATGGGCTACCTGGAGGAGCTCCTGGGAGTTGGGCCTCAG GTGGAGGAGTTCTCTGTGGAGCCGCCCCTGGATGACCTGTCTCTGGATGAGGCACAGTTTGTCTTGGCCCCCAGCTGCTGTTCCCTGGACTCCGCTGGCCCCAGGCCTGAAGTTGAGGAGGAAAATGGGGAGGAAGTTTTCCTGAGTGCCTATGATGACCTAAGTCCCCTTCTGGGACCTAAATCTCCAATCTGGGAGGGTGCAGGGAGTCTGGAGGGAGAGGCAGCAGGATGTGGAAGGCAGGCTCCGGGAGAGGCTGGGGAAGAGCAGGCATGCTGGGAAGTTGGGGAGGACAAggaggctgagcctggtggcAGGCTAGACATCAGGGAAGAGGCAGAGGGAAATCCAGAAACCAAGGTGGAGGCTGGAAAGGCCAGTGAGGATACAGGGGAGGCTGGGGGAAGCCAAGAGACAAAAGTCAGATTGAGAGAAGGGAGTAGGGAAGAGACAGAGGCCAAGGAAGAGAAATCCAAAGGTCAGAAGAAGGCTGACAGTATGGAGGCTAAAAGTGTGGAGGAACCAGAAGAGCAGTATACAgatgaggagaaggaaaaagaaattgagagaaaAGAGGCTGAACAAAGAAAGGAAGCCCAGGTAGAAGCTGAAAGGGACCTAGAGCAAGGGGCCAAGGAAGATCAAGTTGCTGAGGAGAAATGGGAAGTTGTACACAAACAAGAGGCCGAGGGAGTCAGAGAGGATGAGAACAAAGGACAGAGGGGGAAGGGGGAGTATGAAGCAAGAAAAGACCAAGGAGATGGTGAAGACAGCAGAAGCCCAGAAGCAGCAACTGAAGGAGGAGCAGGGGAGGTCAGCAAGGAACAGGAGAGTGGGGATGGAGAGGCTGAGGGAGACCAGAGGGCTGGAGGGGACTATTTAGAAGAGGGTACCCTCTCTGAAGGCTCAGGTGTAGAGTCCCTGGAGGTTGACTGTGCCAAAGAGGGCAATCCTCACTCTTCTGAGATGGAAGAGGCAGCCCCACAGCCACCCCAGTCAGAGGAGAAGGAGTCTGAGGGGCAGCCCAGTTCAGACGGCTGTCTATGTCCCTGTTCCCTTGGCTTGAGTGGCGTGGGCATGCGTCTAGCTTCTACTCTGGTTCAGGTCCAACAGGTCCGCTCTGTGCCTGTGGTGCCCCCCAAGCCACAGTTTGCCAAGATGCCCAGTGCAATGTGTAGCAAGATTCATGTGGCACCTGCAAATCCAAGCCCGAGGCCTGGCCGGCTTGATGCGACTCCTGGAGAAAGGGCTTGGGGGGCCCGAGCTTCTCGATCCTCTTGGAGGAATGGGGGTAGTCTTTCTTTTGATGCTGCTGTGGCCCTAGCCCGGGACCGCCAAAggactgaggctcagggagttcGGCGAACCCAGACCTGTACTGAGGGTGGGGATTACTGCCTCATCCCCAGAAACTCCCCTTGTAGCATGATCTCTGCCCATTCTCTTCGGCCCCTTAGCTGCCTGGAGATCCCACCTGAAGGCGCGGAAGGGTCTGGATCCCGGAGTCGTCTTAGTCTGCCCCCCAGAGAACCCCAGGTTCCTGACACCCTGTTGTCCCCTCAGCGCCGATCGTATGCATTTGAAACACAGGCTAACCCTGAGAAAGGTGAGGGACTGTGA
- the ARHGAP30 gene encoding rho GTPase-activating protein 30 isoform X4, whose amino-acid sequence MKSRQKGKKKGSSKERVFGCDLQEHLQHSGQEVPQVLKSCAEFVEEYGVVDGIYRLSGVSSNIQKLRQEFESERKPDLRRDVYLQDIHCVSSLCKAYFRELPDPLLTYRLYDKFAEAVGVQLEPERLVKILEVLRELPVPNYRTLEFLMRHLVHMASFSAQTNMHARNLAIVWAPNLLRSKDIEASGFNGTAAFMEVRVQSIVVEFILTHVDQLFGGAALSGGEVESGWRSLPGTRASGSPEDLMPRPLPYHLPSILQAGDGPPQMRPYHTIIEIAEHKRKGSLKVRKWRSIFNLGRSGHETKRKLPRGAEDREDKSNKGTLRPAKSMDSLSAAAGASDEPEGLVGPSSPRPSPLLPESLENDSIEAAEGEQEPEAEALGGTNSEPGTPRAGRSAIRAGGSSRAERCAGVHISDPYNVNLPLHITSILNVPPNIISNVSLARLTRGLECPALQHRPSPASGPGPGPGLGPGPPDEKLEASPASSPLADSGTDDLAPALEDSLSQEVQDSFSFLEDSSSSEPEWVGAEDGEVAQAESAGAAFSPGEDDPGMGYLEELLGVGPQVEEFSVEPPLDDLSLDEAQFVLAPSCCSLDSAGPRPEVEEENGEEVFLSAYDDLSPLLGPKSPIWEGAGSLEGEAAGCGRQAPGEAGEEQACWEVGEDKEAEPGGRLDIREEAEGTPQPPQSEEKESEGQPSSDGCLCPCSLGLSGVGMRLASTLVQVQQVRSVPVVPPKPQFAKMPSAMCSKIHVAPANPSPRPGRLDATPGERAWGARASRSSWRNGGSLSFDAAVALARDRQRTEAQGVRRTQTCTEGGDYCLIPRNSPCSMISAHSLRPLSCLEIPPEGAEGSGSRSRLSLPPREPQVPDTLLSPQRRSYAFETQANPEKGEGL is encoded by the exons ATGAAGTCTcggcagaaaggaaagaagaaaggcagcTCGAAGGAGCGGGTTTTTGGGTGTGACTTGCAGGAGCACCTGCAGCACTCAGGCCAGGAGG tgccCCAGGTGCTAAAGAGCTGTGCAGAATTTGTGGAGGAGTATGGAGTGGTGGATGGGATCTACCGCCTCTCAGGGGTCTCCTCCAACATCCAGAAGCTTCG GCAGGAATTTGAGTCAGAGCGGAAGCCAGACCTGCGTCGGGATGTTTACCTCCAGGACATTCACTGCGTCTCCTCCCTGTGCAAGGCCTATTTCAGAGAACTGCCAGATCCCCTACTCACTTACCGGCTGTATGACAAGTTTGCT GAGGCTGTAGGAGTGCAATTGGAACCTGAGCGCTTGGTCAAGATCCTAGAGGTGCTTCGAGAACTCCCTGTCCCAAACTACAG GACCCTGGAGTTCCTCATGAGGCACTTGGTGCACATGGCCTCATTCAGTGCCCAGACCAACATGCATGCTCGCAACCTGGCCATAGTGTGGGCTCCCAACCTGCTGAG GTCTAAGGACATAGAGGCCTCAGGCTTCAATGGGACAGCAGCTTTCATGGAGGTGCGGGTGCAATCCATCGTCGTGGAGTTCATCCTCACACACGTGGACCAGCTCTTTGGGGGTGCTGCCCTCTCTG gTGGTGAGGTGGAGAGTGGATGGCGATCACTTCCAGGGACCCGGGCATCAGGCAGCCCTGAGGACCTTATGCCCAGGCCCCTGCCTTATCACCTGCCTAGCATCCTGCAGGCTGGTGATGGACCCCCACAGATGCGGCCCTACCACACTATCATTGAGATTGCAGAGCACAA GAGGAAGGGGTCTCTGAAGGTCAGGAAGTGGAGGTCTATCTTCAATTTAGGTCGCTCTGGCCATGAGACTAAGCGTAAACTTCCACGGGGGGCTGAGGACAGGG AGGACAAATCCAACAAGGGGACACTGCGGCCAGCCAAAAGCATGGACTCACTGAGTGCTGCGGCTGGGGCCAGTGATG AGCCAGAGGGGCTGGTGGGGCCCAGCAGCCCCCGGCCAAGCCCATTGCTGCCTGAGAGCTTGGAGAACGATTCCATAGAAGCAGCAGAGGGTGAACAGGAACCTGAGGCAGAAGCATTGGGTGGCACAAACTCTGAACCAGGCACACCACGAGCTGGGCGGTCAGCCATCCGGGCTGGGGGCAGCAGCCGTGCAGAGCGCTGTGCTGGTGTCCACATCTCAGACCCCTACAATGTCAACCTCCCACTACACATCACCTCTATCCTCAATGTGCCCCCGAACATCATCTCTAACGTTTCCTTGGCCAGGCTCACCCGTGGCCTTGAGTGCCCTGCTCTACAGCACCGGCCAAGCCCTGcctctggccctggccctggccctggccttggCCCTGGCCCCCCAG ATGAAAAGTTGGAAGCAAGTCCAGCCTCAAGTCCCCTGGCAGACTCAGGCACAGACGACTTGGCTCCTGCCCTGGAGGATTCCCTGTCCCAGGAGGTGCAGGACTCCTTCTCCTTCCTAGAGGACTCAAGCAGCTCAGAACCTGAGTGGGTGGGGGCAGAGGATGGGGAGGTGGCCCAGGCAGAATCAGCAGGAGCAGCCTTCTCCCCTGGGGAGGACGACCCTGGGATGGGCTACCTGGAGGAGCTCCTGGGAGTTGGGCCTCAG GTGGAGGAGTTCTCTGTGGAGCCGCCCCTGGATGACCTGTCTCTGGATGAGGCACAGTTTGTCTTGGCCCCCAGCTGCTGTTCCCTGGACTCCGCTGGCCCCAGGCCTGAAGTTGAGGAGGAAAATGGGGAGGAAGTTTTCCTGAGTGCCTATGATGACCTAAGTCCCCTTCTGGGACCTAAATCTCCAATCTGGGAGGGTGCAGGGAGTCTGGAGGGAGAGGCAGCAGGATGTGGAAGGCAGGCTCCGGGAGAGGCTGGGGAAGAGCAGGCATGCTGGGAAGTTGGGGAGGACAAggaggctgagcctggtggcAGGCTAGACATCAGGGAAGAGGCAGAGGGAA CCCCACAGCCACCCCAGTCAGAGGAGAAGGAGTCTGAGGGGCAGCCCAGTTCAGACGGCTGTCTATGTCCCTGTTCCCTTGGCTTGAGTGGCGTGGGCATGCGTCTAGCTTCTACTCTGGTTCAGGTCCAACAGGTCCGCTCTGTGCCTGTGGTGCCCCCCAAGCCACAGTTTGCCAAGATGCCCAGTGCAATGTGTAGCAAGATTCATGTGGCACCTGCAAATCCAAGCCCGAGGCCTGGCCGGCTTGATGCGACTCCTGGAGAAAGGGCTTGGGGGGCCCGAGCTTCTCGATCCTCTTGGAGGAATGGGGGTAGTCTTTCTTTTGATGCTGCTGTGGCCCTAGCCCGGGACCGCCAAAggactgaggctcagggagttcGGCGAACCCAGACCTGTACTGAGGGTGGGGATTACTGCCTCATCCCCAGAAACTCCCCTTGTAGCATGATCTCTGCCCATTCTCTTCGGCCCCTTAGCTGCCTGGAGATCCCACCTGAAGGCGCGGAAGGGTCTGGATCCCGGAGTCGTCTTAGTCTGCCCCCCAGAGAACCCCAGGTTCCTGACACCCTGTTGTCCCCTCAGCGCCGATCGTATGCATTTGAAACACAGGCTAACCCTGAGAAAGGTGAGGGACTGTGA
- the ARHGAP30 gene encoding rho GTPase-activating protein 30 isoform X3 — MKSKDIEASGFNGTAAFMEVRVQSIVVEFILTHVDQLFGGAALSGGEVESGWRSLPGTRASGSPEDLMPRPLPYHLPSILQAGDGPPQMRPYHTIIEIAEHKRKGSLKVRKWRSIFNLGRSGHETKRKLPRGAEDREDKSNKGTLRPAKSMDSLSAAAGASDEPEGLVGPSSPRPSPLLPESLENDSIEAAEGEQEPEAEALGGTNSEPGTPRAGRSAIRAGGSSRAERCAGVHISDPYNVNLPLHITSILNVPPNIISNVSLARLTRGLECPALQHRPSPASGPGPGPGLGPGPPDEKLEASPASSPLADSGTDDLAPALEDSLSQEVQDSFSFLEDSSSSEPEWVGAEDGEVAQAESAGAAFSPGEDDPGMGYLEELLGVGPQVEEFSVEPPLDDLSLDEAQFVLAPSCCSLDSAGPRPEVEEENGEEVFLSAYDDLSPLLGPKSPIWEGAGSLEGEAAGCGRQAPGEAGEEQACWEVGEDKEAEPGGRLDIREEAEGNPETKVEAGKASEDTGEAGGSQETKVRLREGSREETEAKEEKSKGQKKADSMEAKSVEEPEEQYTDEEKEKEIERKEAEQRKEAQVEAERDLEQGAKEDQVAEEKWEVVHKQEAEGVREDENKGQRGKGEYEARKDQGDGEDSRSPEAATEGGAGEVSKEQESGDGEAEGDQRAGGDYLEEGTLSEGSGVESLEVDCAKEGNPHSSEMEEAAPQPPQSEEKESEGQPSSDGCLCPCSLGLSGVGMRLASTLVQVQQVRSVPVVPPKPQFAKMPSAMCSKIHVAPANPSPRPGRLDATPGERAWGARASRSSWRNGGSLSFDAAVALARDRQRTEAQGVRRTQTCTEGGDYCLIPRNSPCSMISAHSLRPLSCLEIPPEGAEGSGSRSRLSLPPREPQVPDTLLSPQRRSYAFETQANPEKGEGL, encoded by the exons ATGAA GTCTAAGGACATAGAGGCCTCAGGCTTCAATGGGACAGCAGCTTTCATGGAGGTGCGGGTGCAATCCATCGTCGTGGAGTTCATCCTCACACACGTGGACCAGCTCTTTGGGGGTGCTGCCCTCTCTG gTGGTGAGGTGGAGAGTGGATGGCGATCACTTCCAGGGACCCGGGCATCAGGCAGCCCTGAGGACCTTATGCCCAGGCCCCTGCCTTATCACCTGCCTAGCATCCTGCAGGCTGGTGATGGACCCCCACAGATGCGGCCCTACCACACTATCATTGAGATTGCAGAGCACAA GAGGAAGGGGTCTCTGAAGGTCAGGAAGTGGAGGTCTATCTTCAATTTAGGTCGCTCTGGCCATGAGACTAAGCGTAAACTTCCACGGGGGGCTGAGGACAGGG AGGACAAATCCAACAAGGGGACACTGCGGCCAGCCAAAAGCATGGACTCACTGAGTGCTGCGGCTGGGGCCAGTGATG AGCCAGAGGGGCTGGTGGGGCCCAGCAGCCCCCGGCCAAGCCCATTGCTGCCTGAGAGCTTGGAGAACGATTCCATAGAAGCAGCAGAGGGTGAACAGGAACCTGAGGCAGAAGCATTGGGTGGCACAAACTCTGAACCAGGCACACCACGAGCTGGGCGGTCAGCCATCCGGGCTGGGGGCAGCAGCCGTGCAGAGCGCTGTGCTGGTGTCCACATCTCAGACCCCTACAATGTCAACCTCCCACTACACATCACCTCTATCCTCAATGTGCCCCCGAACATCATCTCTAACGTTTCCTTGGCCAGGCTCACCCGTGGCCTTGAGTGCCCTGCTCTACAGCACCGGCCAAGCCCTGcctctggccctggccctggccctggccttggCCCTGGCCCCCCAG ATGAAAAGTTGGAAGCAAGTCCAGCCTCAAGTCCCCTGGCAGACTCAGGCACAGACGACTTGGCTCCTGCCCTGGAGGATTCCCTGTCCCAGGAGGTGCAGGACTCCTTCTCCTTCCTAGAGGACTCAAGCAGCTCAGAACCTGAGTGGGTGGGGGCAGAGGATGGGGAGGTGGCCCAGGCAGAATCAGCAGGAGCAGCCTTCTCCCCTGGGGAGGACGACCCTGGGATGGGCTACCTGGAGGAGCTCCTGGGAGTTGGGCCTCAG GTGGAGGAGTTCTCTGTGGAGCCGCCCCTGGATGACCTGTCTCTGGATGAGGCACAGTTTGTCTTGGCCCCCAGCTGCTGTTCCCTGGACTCCGCTGGCCCCAGGCCTGAAGTTGAGGAGGAAAATGGGGAGGAAGTTTTCCTGAGTGCCTATGATGACCTAAGTCCCCTTCTGGGACCTAAATCTCCAATCTGGGAGGGTGCAGGGAGTCTGGAGGGAGAGGCAGCAGGATGTGGAAGGCAGGCTCCGGGAGAGGCTGGGGAAGAGCAGGCATGCTGGGAAGTTGGGGAGGACAAggaggctgagcctggtggcAGGCTAGACATCAGGGAAGAGGCAGAGGGAAATCCAGAAACCAAGGTGGAGGCTGGAAAGGCCAGTGAGGATACAGGGGAGGCTGGGGGAAGCCAAGAGACAAAAGTCAGATTGAGAGAAGGGAGTAGGGAAGAGACAGAGGCCAAGGAAGAGAAATCCAAAGGTCAGAAGAAGGCTGACAGTATGGAGGCTAAAAGTGTGGAGGAACCAGAAGAGCAGTATACAgatgaggagaaggaaaaagaaattgagagaaaAGAGGCTGAACAAAGAAAGGAAGCCCAGGTAGAAGCTGAAAGGGACCTAGAGCAAGGGGCCAAGGAAGATCAAGTTGCTGAGGAGAAATGGGAAGTTGTACACAAACAAGAGGCCGAGGGAGTCAGAGAGGATGAGAACAAAGGACAGAGGGGGAAGGGGGAGTATGAAGCAAGAAAAGACCAAGGAGATGGTGAAGACAGCAGAAGCCCAGAAGCAGCAACTGAAGGAGGAGCAGGGGAGGTCAGCAAGGAACAGGAGAGTGGGGATGGAGAGGCTGAGGGAGACCAGAGGGCTGGAGGGGACTATTTAGAAGAGGGTACCCTCTCTGAAGGCTCAGGTGTAGAGTCCCTGGAGGTTGACTGTGCCAAAGAGGGCAATCCTCACTCTTCTGAGATGGAAGAGGCAGCCCCACAGCCACCCCAGTCAGAGGAGAAGGAGTCTGAGGGGCAGCCCAGTTCAGACGGCTGTCTATGTCCCTGTTCCCTTGGCTTGAGTGGCGTGGGCATGCGTCTAGCTTCTACTCTGGTTCAGGTCCAACAGGTCCGCTCTGTGCCTGTGGTGCCCCCCAAGCCACAGTTTGCCAAGATGCCCAGTGCAATGTGTAGCAAGATTCATGTGGCACCTGCAAATCCAAGCCCGAGGCCTGGCCGGCTTGATGCGACTCCTGGAGAAAGGGCTTGGGGGGCCCGAGCTTCTCGATCCTCTTGGAGGAATGGGGGTAGTCTTTCTTTTGATGCTGCTGTGGCCCTAGCCCGGGACCGCCAAAggactgaggctcagggagttcGGCGAACCCAGACCTGTACTGAGGGTGGGGATTACTGCCTCATCCCCAGAAACTCCCCTTGTAGCATGATCTCTGCCCATTCTCTTCGGCCCCTTAGCTGCCTGGAGATCCCACCTGAAGGCGCGGAAGGGTCTGGATCCCGGAGTCGTCTTAGTCTGCCCCCCAGAGAACCCCAGGTTCCTGACACCCTGTTGTCCCCTCAGCGCCGATCGTATGCATTTGAAACACAGGCTAACCCTGAGAAAGGTGAGGGACTGTGA